One Chloroflexota bacterium DNA window includes the following coding sequences:
- a CDS encoding glycosyltransferase family 4 protein, protein MRILFLTPYPAYPANSGGTQRMFQLLRELSRQHELWCLSLSPSHSASAAAQPLNRYCHLTLIPAPRRNLAQRAWTTLTSPLPDMALRAPSETFRSALASLLNTNRFDLVQAESIEMAQYALQAQRWGIPATLDQWNAEYVLQQRAAQTDRQQPKRWHAALYSAIQWRKLARYERLVCNQLDQTYVVSPEDRTMLQKIGVKKTLHVVPNGVDSQQFSPSMPREYDPNTLLFTGSLDFRPNIDALRWFIQQVLPLIRAEYPAVKLMIVGRAPTPAVLQLAQPGVIDIIPNVPSVQPYFNQAAVFVLPMRMGGGVRLKLLEALATETPLVSTTMGADGVTGLVPNQHCLLADTPAEFAQATLKLLRERQFAQGLAMAARRFVAANYDWQAITERLQQAWGEISHG, encoded by the coding sequence ATGCGAATTCTGTTTCTGACCCCATACCCAGCCTACCCAGCCAACAGCGGCGGTACGCAACGCATGTTTCAGTTGCTACGTGAGCTAAGCCGCCAGCATGAATTATGGTGCTTAAGCCTCTCGCCGAGCCACAGCGCTAGCGCCGCTGCTCAACCACTCAATCGCTATTGCCATTTAACGTTAATTCCTGCACCGCGCCGCAATTTAGCCCAACGCGCTTGGACGACCCTGACCTCGCCGCTGCCCGATATGGCCTTGCGTGCGCCATCAGAAACATTTCGTTCGGCTTTGGCTAGTTTGCTCAACACCAATCGTTTTGATTTAGTGCAAGCTGAAAGTATCGAGATGGCGCAATATGCCTTGCAAGCGCAACGTTGGGGCATTCCAGCGACGCTTGATCAATGGAATGCTGAATATGTGTTGCAACAACGAGCCGCTCAAACCGATCGTCAACAGCCCAAGCGTTGGCATGCCGCGCTTTATTCGGCGATTCAATGGCGCAAATTGGCGCGCTACGAGCGCTTAGTTTGCAACCAGCTCGATCAAACCTATGTGGTTTCGCCCGAAGATCGCACCATGTTGCAAAAAATTGGGGTCAAGAAAACGCTGCATGTCGTGCCGAATGGAGTTGATAGCCAACAATTCAGCCCAAGCATGCCGCGTGAGTACGATCCAAATACGCTGCTTTTTACTGGCAGCTTAGATTTTCGCCCGAATATCGATGCCCTGCGCTGGTTTATTCAGCAAGTGTTGCCTTTGATTCGGGCTGAATATCCTGCGGTCAAATTGATGATTGTGGGGCGTGCGCCAACTCCAGCAGTTCTGCAATTAGCCCAGCCTGGCGTGATCGACATTATCCCAAATGTGCCGAGTGTGCAGCCCTATTTCAACCAAGCAGCAGTGTTCGTCTTGCCCATGCGCATGGGCGGCGGCGTGCGGCTCAAACTACTCGAAGCGTTAGCCACCGAAACTCCGCTGGTCTCAACCACGATGGGTGCTGATGGCGTAACAGGTTTAGTGCCCAACCAGCATTGTTTGCTGGCCGATACTCCTGCCGAATTTGCCCAAGCCACGCTCAAACTACTGCGCGAACGCCAATTTGCCCAAGGCTTGGCGATGGCCGCTCGCCGTTTCGTGGCCGCCAACTACGATTGGCAGGCGATTACCGAGCGCTTGCAACAAGCGTGGGGCGAAATAAGTCATGGGTAA
- a CDS encoding CAP domain-containing protein: MQVIQYWLRPKRRWLIVSALIFCLVGSVAGQEPQALAGGSTNYLPAIMFNADLDIHNRQSVVNFYQNYYLTSMAVDIGWTGNASTCTPGTTTQAFRDTVLARINYFRRMAGMGTVTFDPALNAKAQQAALMMSRNRTLNHNPPSNWLCYTAEGKEAAGKSNLAAGVTANGTGAIGLYMSDDNTPSVGHRRWLLYPPTLKMGTGDVKAQTGTLDANSLWVVGNTGPRPATRTEYVAWPPAGFVPFMNAYKRWSFSLPNANFANAVVTMQKSGQPQALTIVSRSSGSGDNTIVWDVTGYVTWPAPATDITYTVNVSNVVQNGQTRSFSYQVTVIDPSR; encoded by the coding sequence ATGCAGGTTATTCAGTATTGGCTACGGCCTAAACGGCGCTGGTTAATTGTCAGCGCCCTGATTTTTTGTTTGGTTGGCTCAGTAGCAGGCCAAGAACCTCAGGCCTTGGCTGGCGGCAGCACCAATTATCTACCAGCCATTATGTTTAACGCCGATTTGGATATTCACAATCGCCAATCGGTGGTGAACTTTTACCAAAATTATTATCTCACCTCGATGGCAGTCGATATTGGCTGGACGGGCAATGCCAGCACATGCACGCCTGGCACAACCACCCAAGCTTTCCGCGATACAGTTTTAGCCCGCATTAACTATTTTCGGCGCATGGCTGGCATGGGCACGGTTACGTTTGATCCGGCTTTGAATGCGAAGGCTCAGCAAGCAGCCTTGATGATGAGTCGCAACCGCACGCTCAATCATAATCCGCCCAGCAATTGGCTTTGCTATACCGCTGAAGGTAAAGAAGCCGCTGGTAAATCGAATTTGGCGGCTGGGGTAACCGCCAATGGCACTGGCGCGATTGGCTTATATATGTCCGATGACAACACGCCCAGCGTTGGGCATCGACGTTGGTTGTTGTATCCACCGACGCTCAAAATGGGTACAGGCGATGTCAAAGCCCAAACTGGCACGCTCGATGCCAATAGTTTGTGGGTGGTTGGCAACACTGGCCCACGCCCTGCCACCCGCACCGAATATGTTGCTTGGCCGCCAGCGGGCTTTGTACCTTTTATGAATGCCTACAAACGTTGGTCGTTTAGCTTACCCAACGCCAATTTTGCCAATGCCGTGGTGACGATGCAAAAGAGTGGACAACCGCAAGCCCTGACAATCGTCTCGCGCAGCAGTGGCAGCGGCGATAATACAATTGTTTGGGATGTTACAGGCTACGTTACATGGCCAGCACCTGCCACCGATATCACCTATACTGTGAATGTGAGTAATGTGGTGCAGAATGGCCAAACTCGTTCGTTCAGCTATCAGGTCACCGTGATTGACCCAAGTCGCTAG
- a CDS encoding HD domain-containing protein, producing MDTTSFPEFWHSIPRDIAALMPNSPELPYDAHLILNSIARHSHELYQHSLRVGHMAWHMSHSLGLPTYERQQIWLAALLHDCGKTRMPRSLLFRPASNSPVWEVALYQQHVNEGIEVLRAYPTLHLLIPLVAEHHERIDGTGFPRGSKYPARSAQIVALANTLDHLRTQPNSLSPNLQGLIDQAIDQHWDSAVAATALSAWQQTKLAEVG from the coding sequence ATGGACACAACAAGCTTTCCTGAATTTTGGCACTCCATCCCGCGTGACATTGCAGCCTTGATGCCAAACTCGCCTGAACTACCCTATGATGCCCATTTGATCTTAAATTCGATCGCTCGCCATTCGCATGAACTCTATCAACATTCGCTGCGGGTTGGCCACATGGCTTGGCATATGAGCCATAGCCTAGGCTTGCCAACCTATGAACGGCAGCAGATTTGGTTGGCAGCCCTGTTGCACGATTGTGGCAAAACCCGCATGCCGCGCAGTCTGTTGTTTCGGCCAGCATCAAACAGCCCAGTTTGGGAAGTTGCGCTCTATCAACAGCATGTCAACGAAGGCATTGAGGTCTTACGCGCTTATCCCACGCTGCATCTGCTCATTCCCTTAGTGGCTGAGCATCACGAACGGATCGACGGCACAGGCTTTCCACGTGGCAGCAAATATCCTGCCCGTAGCGCCCAAATTGTGGCATTGGCCAATACGCTCGACCATTTGCGCACCCAGCCAAACAGCCTTAGCCCTAATCTACAAGGCTTAATCGATCAAGCGATTGATCAACATTGGGATTCAGCGGTGGCTGCGACGGCGCTTAGTGCTTGGCAGCAAACAAAATTGGCTGAGGTTGGATGA
- a CDS encoding site-specific DNA-methyltransferase yields the protein MNSQQSNQLIQGEMFDVIGSIAPQSIDLLYLDPPFAAGRVFADSAGAFDDRWQGGLTEYLAWLEQRLVAARQIVAEHGSLFLHLDRRAVHYAKVLLDQTWGFECFRNEIIWHYTGGGRARRSFSHKHDTILWYSKHPQHWTFNLQAMRQPYKASSGFAKAGIRSAAGKRYLPHPDGTPVDDVWDIPMLNPMAAERLGYPTQKPERLLERIILAASNSGDLVADLCCGSGTTAAVAQRLGRRWIVADQSADALALVRSRLRQQAAEWQEAIIQPQPILFAAKH from the coding sequence GTGAATTCGCAGCAATCAAATCAGCTTATTCAAGGCGAAATGTTCGATGTTATCGGCTCAATCGCGCCCCAATCGATTGATCTGTTGTATCTTGACCCGCCGTTTGCTGCTGGTCGGGTGTTTGCCGATAGCGCTGGAGCTTTTGATGACCGCTGGCAAGGTGGCTTAACCGAATATTTGGCTTGGCTAGAGCAACGGTTGGTAGCTGCTCGCCAAATTGTGGCTGAGCATGGCTCGTTGTTTTTGCACCTTGATCGGCGGGCGGTGCATTATGCCAAAGTGCTGCTTGACCAAACTTGGGGCTTCGAATGTTTCCGCAACGAAATTATTTGGCATTACACTGGCGGCGGGCGGGCGCGGCGAAGTTTTTCGCATAAACACGATACGATTTTGTGGTATAGCAAGCATCCGCAGCACTGGACATTTAATCTCCAAGCAATGCGCCAACCCTATAAGGCCAGTAGTGGTTTTGCCAAGGCCGGCATCCGTTCGGCGGCTGGCAAGCGTTATTTGCCGCATCCCGATGGCACTCCCGTCGATGATGTTTGGGATATTCCGATGCTCAACCCCATGGCTGCCGAGCGTTTGGGCTACCCAACCCAAAAGCCCGAACGCTTGCTGGAGCGAATTATTCTCGCAGCAAGCAATTCGGGCGATCTGGTAGCCGATCTTTGTTGTGGTTCAGGCACGACGGCGGCAGTAGCTCAACGCCTAGGGCGACGCTGGATTGTGGCCGATCAATCGGCTGATGCCTTGGCTTTGGTGCGAAGTCGCTTGCGCCAACAAGCCGCCGAGTGGCAAGAAGCAATCATCCAACCTCAGCCAATTTTGTTTGCTGCCAAGCACTAA
- a CDS encoding MFS transporter: MQPQARFSYLVLSFGTRLLLSCIFTASMLYRIQVLQLDPLQLVLVGTMLEAAAFALEIPTGVVADVYSRRLSVVLGVAFLGLGALSEVWLSSFVGSLLAQVVWALGYTLMSGATEAWITDELGVEAVEALFLKAAQLNSIASLLGIGLGVVLANIGLVWPIVGGGLALVGLAISIRWFMPETQFSPAPAAQRQSWGRFGATLAHGWQTVRGHPVLLSLMVMSAIAGAASEGYDRLWEAHLLNNIGLPTLLDLQPVTWFGAIAALGTLASLVAVSVIKRLASNTTERSIWLLRWQYGLLAAGLLGLAFTQQFAVALFWIMLIRMLRQSIQPLYSAWLNRLIESRSRATIISINSQADAFGQILGGPIIGLIASRMGLPAAFVAASCCLWPMLVLLRRRQLNRQ; encoded by the coding sequence GTGCAACCGCAAGCGCGTTTTAGCTATTTGGTTTTATCGTTTGGTACTCGACTACTCTTAAGTTGTATTTTTACTGCCTCAATGCTCTATCGGATTCAAGTGCTCCAGCTTGATCCATTGCAATTGGTGTTAGTTGGCACAATGCTTGAGGCTGCTGCCTTTGCCTTGGAAATTCCCACGGGCGTAGTTGCCGATGTCTATAGTCGGCGTTTGTCGGTCGTGTTGGGAGTAGCCTTTTTGGGCTTGGGAGCGCTCAGCGAGGTTTGGCTGAGCAGTTTTGTTGGTAGTTTGTTGGCTCAAGTTGTTTGGGCTTTGGGCTATACCCTGATGAGCGGCGCAACCGAAGCTTGGATCACCGATGAACTCGGGGTTGAGGCAGTTGAGGCGTTGTTTCTCAAGGCCGCCCAACTCAACAGCATCGCCAGCTTGCTTGGCATCGGGCTGGGGGTGGTGTTGGCAAATATTGGCTTGGTTTGGCCAATCGTTGGTGGTGGCCTCGCCTTGGTTGGTTTAGCGATCAGCATCCGCTGGTTTATGCCAGAAACCCAGTTTAGCCCTGCGCCAGCTGCTCAACGCCAAAGTTGGGGCCGCTTTGGCGCAACCCTCGCCCATGGTTGGCAAACGGTACGAGGACACCCAGTATTATTGAGTCTCATGGTGATGAGTGCCATCGCCGGAGCCGCTTCTGAAGGCTACGATCGGCTGTGGGAAGCGCATTTGCTCAACAATATTGGCCTACCAACATTGCTTGATCTCCAACCAGTTACATGGTTTGGGGCAATCGCCGCACTGGGAACCTTGGCTAGTTTGGTGGCAGTTAGCGTGATTAAACGCTTAGCTAGCAACACCACCGAGCGTAGTATTTGGCTGTTACGCTGGCAATATGGCTTGTTGGCAGCAGGCTTGCTTGGTTTAGCGTTCACCCAACAATTTGCTGTAGCATTATTTTGGATTATGCTCATTCGAATGCTACGTCAAAGCATTCAACCGCTGTATAGTGCGTGGCTCAATCGGCTGATTGAAAGTCGCAGCCGTGCGACAATTATTTCGATCAATAGCCAAGCTGATGCCTTTGGTCAGATTCTGGGCGGCCCGATCATTGGCTTAATCGCTAGTCGCATGGGCCTCCCAGCGGCGTTTGTGGCAGCAAGTTGCTGTTTATGGCCAATGCTGGTGTTATTACGGCGGAGGCAACTAAACCGCCAATAA
- the dnaK gene encoding molecular chaperone DnaK, with protein sequence MAKIVGIDLGTTNSVVAVMEGGDPAVIANVEGGRTTPSVVAFSKNGERLVGQTAKRQATVNPENTIFSIKRFMGLEFDKANQERSTVPYEIVNGPRGDARVRVPRTGKDYTPQEISAMTLQKLKNDAEQYLGEPVRQAVITVPAYFNDAQRQATKDAGQIAGLEVLRIINEPTAAALAYGLDKKNDETILVFDLGGGTFDVSVLEVGDGVIQVKATNGDTHLGGDDYDHRIVKWLIDEYKKDQGIDLTSDKQALQRLKEAAEKAKMELSTTMETEINLPFITADASGPKHLVTNLTRSKFEQLTADLTERLKGPFTQALKDAGLKATQIDEVVLVGGSTRMPVVQELVRKLTGKDPHKGVNPDEVVAIGAAIQAGVLGGEVKDVLLLDVTPLSLGVETLGGIMTKLIDRNTTIPTRKSEVFSTAADGQTAVDIHVLQGERDMAGDNMTLARFQLQGITPAPRGVPQIEVTFDIDANGIINVSAKDKATNKEQKITITASTNLSKDDVQKMVRDAESNASADQARRAKIELKNQADNIAYQAEKTLNDLGDKVEPSVKSQAEAQIADLRSKIAEEDDAGIQAAMATLQQTLMSIGEAQYSDQAAAAGAPANAKAADDGVVDGEFTVE encoded by the coding sequence ATGGCAAAGATTGTAGGGATCGACTTGGGGACAACCAACTCGGTAGTCGCTGTTATGGAAGGTGGCGATCCAGCGGTTATTGCAAACGTTGAAGGTGGTCGCACCACACCATCAGTTGTGGCCTTCTCGAAAAACGGCGAACGATTGGTTGGGCAAACTGCCAAGCGGCAAGCAACCGTCAACCCCGAAAATACTATTTTCTCAATCAAGCGCTTTATGGGCTTGGAGTTTGATAAAGCAAATCAAGAACGCAGCACCGTTCCATATGAAATTGTCAATGGCCCACGTGGCGATGCTCGGGTACGGGTTCCACGCACTGGCAAGGATTACACTCCCCAAGAAATTTCAGCTATGACCTTGCAAAAGCTCAAAAACGATGCTGAACAATATTTGGGCGAGCCAGTTCGCCAAGCGGTCATTACCGTGCCAGCTTATTTCAACGATGCTCAACGCCAAGCAACCAAAGATGCTGGCCAAATCGCTGGCTTGGAAGTATTGCGGATTATCAACGAGCCAACCGCTGCGGCTTTGGCCTATGGTCTCGATAAAAAGAACGACGAAACGATCTTGGTATTCGACCTTGGTGGTGGTACATTCGACGTTTCAGTGCTCGAAGTTGGCGATGGCGTGATTCAGGTTAAAGCAACCAATGGTGATACCCACCTTGGCGGCGATGACTACGACCATCGGATTGTTAAGTGGTTGATCGACGAGTATAAAAAAGATCAAGGCATTGACCTGACCAGCGACAAGCAAGCCTTACAACGCTTGAAAGAAGCTGCTGAAAAAGCCAAGATGGAACTCTCGACGACCATGGAAACTGAAATCAACCTGCCCTTTATCACGGCAGATGCCAGCGGACCCAAGCACTTGGTCACCAACTTGACCCGCTCGAAGTTCGAGCAATTGACCGCTGATTTGACCGAACGGCTCAAAGGGCCATTCACTCAAGCGCTCAAAGATGCTGGCTTGAAGGCCACCCAAATTGATGAAGTGGTTTTGGTCGGTGGTTCAACTCGGATGCCAGTGGTGCAAGAATTAGTACGCAAACTGACTGGCAAAGATCCGCATAAGGGTGTGAACCCTGATGAAGTTGTGGCAATCGGCGCAGCCATCCAAGCTGGTGTGCTTGGCGGCGAAGTCAAAGATGTGCTTTTGCTCGACGTTACGCCATTGTCGTTGGGCGTTGAAACCCTTGGTGGGATCATGACCAAGTTGATTGATCGCAACACCACCATCCCCACCCGCAAATCCGAAGTATTTAGCACGGCGGCTGATGGCCAAACTGCGGTTGATATTCACGTTTTGCAGGGCGAGCGCGATATGGCTGGCGACAACATGACCTTGGCTCGTTTCCAATTGCAAGGGATTACGCCTGCGCCACGCGGTGTGCCACAAATCGAAGTGACCTTTGATATCGATGCCAACGGCATTATCAACGTTTCGGCCAAAGATAAGGCTACCAACAAAGAGCAAAAGATCACGATTACCGCTAGCACCAACCTGAGCAAAGACGATGTGCAAAAGATGGTGCGTGATGCTGAATCGAATGCTTCAGCCGACCAAGCTCGCCGTGCCAAGATTGAGCTGAAAAACCAAGCTGATAATATTGCTTATCAAGCTGAAAAAACGCTCAACGACCTAGGCGATAAGGTTGAGCCAAGCGTCAAGAGCCAAGCCGAAGCCCAAATTGCCGACTTGCGCTCGAAGATTGCCGAAGAAGATGATGCTGGGATTCAAGCTGCAATGGCTACCTTGCAACAAACCTTGATGAGCATTGGCGAAGCCCAGTACAGCGACCAAGCTGCTGCGGCTGGCGCACCTGCCAATGCCAAAGCCGCTGATGATGGTGTGGTCGATGGTGAATTCACCGTCGAGTAA
- a CDS encoding inositol monophosphatase: MVQLSRCRQRREHVVFIAQRIPQMRSHAIAIAKAAGQILRDGLRNERQIQHKSAAIDLVTNIDLASEKLIVSQLREQFPDHRIVAEESGDDGRTAEYCWVIDPLDGTTNYAHGFPFFAVSIALLHNNQPTIGVVYDPWRDECFVGERGVGAWLNDQPLHVTSTNTVDAALLSTGFPYTIRSNPDNNIAEFTRIVLKAQAIRRGGAAALDICYVAAGRSEGHWELGLKPWDTAAAAVILTEAGGKLSTWTGADWNPWIDRLVATNGAVHAELVELLQA, translated from the coding sequence ATGGTACAATTGAGCCGCTGTCGCCAACGACGAGAGCACGTAGTTTTCATAGCCCAAAGGATACCACAAATGCGAAGTCATGCGATTGCCATAGCCAAAGCCGCAGGCCAAATTCTGCGCGATGGATTACGCAATGAGCGTCAGATTCAACATAAAAGTGCCGCCATCGATCTGGTTACCAATATCGATTTAGCTAGCGAAAAATTGATCGTCAGCCAACTGCGCGAACAATTTCCTGATCATCGGATTGTGGCCGAAGAATCGGGCGACGATGGCCGGACTGCCGAATATTGTTGGGTGATCGATCCGCTTGATGGCACGACCAACTATGCCCACGGCTTCCCATTCTTCGCGGTTTCAATTGCCTTATTGCACAACAACCAGCCAACAATTGGCGTGGTCTACGATCCATGGCGCGATGAATGTTTTGTCGGCGAGCGTGGGGTTGGCGCTTGGCTCAACGATCAACCATTGCATGTCACTAGCACAAATACCGTTGATGCCGCCTTGCTGAGCACTGGCTTCCCCTACACAATCCGCAGCAATCCCGATAACAACATCGCCGAATTTACCCGCATCGTGCTCAAAGCTCAAGCGATTCGCCGTGGCGGAGCCGCCGCCTTGGATATTTGTTACGTGGCAGCTGGGCGCAGCGAAGGCCACTGGGAGTTAGGCCTCAAGCCTTGGGATACTGCCGCCGCCGCCGTGATTTTGACCGAAGCTGGGGGCAAACTCAGCACCTGGACTGGCGCAGACTGGAATCCATGGATTGATCGCTTGGTGGCAACCAACGGCGCGGTACATGCTGAACTGGTTGAATTATTACAAGCCTAA
- a CDS encoding MBL fold metallo-hydrolase codes for MQLTILGCGGSMGVPMLACDCAVCTSTEPRNQRTRTAALIQSPTTTILIDPGPDLRLQGLRHNLRQLDAVLVTHPHQDHIGGIDDLRPFTLHTQRILPLYANQFTLDRIRYQYDYAFASGESASTRPSLGLNLLDGSALQIGDVPIIPLPIDHGNWQILGFRIGDLAYMTDVSHIPEPTFALLHGVKSLIIGALRHEPHPLHFTVEQALAAVARIQPEQAFFVHMSHSLDYNTEHANLPEHVQLAYDGLVLPIGE; via the coding sequence ATGCAACTAACAATTCTGGGATGTGGTGGATCGATGGGTGTGCCAATGTTGGCTTGCGATTGCGCCGTCTGTACATCAACTGAGCCACGCAACCAGCGCACTCGCACCGCTGCCTTGATTCAAAGCCCAACCACAACCATTTTGATCGATCCTGGCCCAGATTTGCGGCTTCAAGGCTTGCGCCATAATTTACGGCAGCTTGATGCAGTTTTAGTCACCCACCCGCATCAAGACCATATTGGCGGCATCGACGATTTGCGGCCATTTACCTTGCATACCCAACGGATTCTGCCGCTGTATGCCAATCAATTTACCCTCGATCGCATTCGCTACCAATATGATTATGCCTTTGCTAGCGGCGAATCGGCCTCAACTCGCCCTAGCTTGGGCTTGAATCTGCTCGATGGCTCAGCATTGCAGATTGGTGATGTGCCAATTATTCCCTTGCCAATTGATCATGGTAATTGGCAGATTTTGGGCTTTCGAATTGGCGATTTGGCCTACATGACTGATGTGAGCCATATTCCAGAGCCAACATTTGCGCTATTGCATGGCGTAAAGAGCTTAATTATCGGGGCGCTGCGCCATGAACCGCATCCATTGCATTTTACGGTTGAGCAAGCACTCGCTGCGGTAGCCCGAATTCAGCCAGAACAGGCCTTTTTTGTGCATATGAGCCATAGCCTCGATTACAACACTGAGCATGCCAACTTGCCCGAGCATGTACAACTTGCCTACGATGGTTTGGTGTTGCCAATTGGAGAATGA
- a CDS encoding response regulator, with product MDPHHASEQPTVAQHASLARHEYAAEAVQPQSDRGGLLEQTQTILRQNLPLDMLYRQIVTAIARSFANSLISIYAAHTDILQLQCQHGFGHNPEQLSFQQGIVGRCARTKQAYLIAYVDQDPDFIRSHPHIQSSICIPLLAEQQLLGVLMVESIVDTLNQADAEILAKVCQQLSNAIAQAALWRPNSLIDQHYRAMLDAMPDGIVVQQAGRIVYINAIGIELLGFENRHQLLGSDLAGLLEQTSNTIQKLFDQAITTNQALSHELQYDTTKTPEIPLRLTIIPITFAGNTAVQIVIRDHTAIQQREAAQQLANEREKRKSLGLLAGGIAHDFNNILMGIRGNVSLGLLDLIPTHPIYQQLQEIEKLAIRATELTQQIVAYTGGSLFVSSTVDLNAQLRELTTTFSEQAHPTTSITYELDDQLGLLKGDVNQIRQMILSIFKNSVEAIEHRYGAIQITSKLQTYTQAPHTATGLPKLAPGSYLTLSIRDNGVGMDARTQRLMFDPYFSTKFTGRGLGLAAVLGMVRAHHGSIAVWSQPQMGTEVTVLLPPHSILQPTPAAPNEDVHSVHNVVMLIDDEPAVRTVTERMLQRLGLTVQGFSDGESAIKVFREHAHEYQLVLLDLTMPQFNGIDTAHGLRAIRGDVPIVLMSGYSVDSMLDPLLNDGLAGFLQKPFTLSDLQRTVNSVSALKARN from the coding sequence ATGGACCCACACCACGCCAGCGAACAGCCCACCGTTGCCCAGCATGCTAGCCTTGCTCGCCATGAATATGCCGCCGAAGCTGTTCAGCCCCAGTCTGATCGTGGTGGCTTGCTTGAACAGACGCAAACGATTCTGCGCCAAAACTTGCCCTTGGATATGCTGTATCGCCAAATTGTGACGGCGATTGCGCGTAGTTTTGCCAATAGCTTAATCAGCATTTACGCCGCCCACACCGATATTTTGCAACTGCAATGCCAACATGGTTTTGGACATAACCCTGAGCAACTGAGCTTTCAACAGGGCATTGTTGGGCGTTGCGCCCGCACCAAACAAGCTTATCTGATTGCCTATGTTGATCAAGACCCCGATTTTATTCGTAGCCATCCGCATATTCAATCGTCGATCTGTATTCCACTCTTGGCTGAGCAACAATTGCTCGGGGTATTGATGGTCGAAAGCATTGTCGATACGCTGAATCAAGCTGATGCGGAAATTTTGGCAAAGGTTTGCCAGCAACTCAGTAATGCGATTGCTCAAGCAGCGCTTTGGCGGCCAAATAGCCTGATCGATCAACATTATCGGGCCATGCTCGATGCCATGCCTGATGGGATTGTGGTGCAACAGGCTGGCCGAATTGTCTATATTAATGCAATTGGGATTGAATTGTTAGGCTTTGAGAATCGTCATCAACTGCTTGGGAGCGATCTCGCAGGCTTGCTCGAACAAACATCGAATACCATCCAAAAATTATTTGATCAAGCGATTACCACTAACCAAGCGCTGAGCCACGAACTGCAATATGATACAACCAAAACGCCAGAAATCCCCCTAAGGTTGACCATTATTCCCATAACTTTTGCTGGTAATACAGCGGTACAGATAGTAATTCGCGATCATACGGCCATCCAACAACGTGAAGCTGCCCAACAACTTGCCAACGAACGCGAAAAACGCAAAAGTCTTGGCCTGCTCGCCGGAGGCATCGCCCACGATTTCAACAATATTTTGATGGGCATTCGTGGCAATGTTAGCCTTGGTTTGCTCGATCTCATTCCGACCCACCCAATTTATCAGCAACTGCAAGAGATCGAAAAGCTCGCAATTCGAGCAACTGAGCTAACCCAGCAGATTGTCGCCTATACCGGAGGCAGCCTTTTTGTCAGTAGTACGGTCGATCTGAATGCGCAATTGCGTGAGCTAACCACGACGTTTAGTGAGCAGGCCCATCCAACGACCAGCATAACCTATGAGCTTGATGACCAATTAGGGCTACTCAAAGGCGATGTCAATCAAATCCGCCAAATGATCTTGAGTATCTTCAAAAATAGTGTTGAAGCGATCGAGCATCGCTATGGAGCAATTCAGATTACCAGCAAGCTCCAAACCTACACCCAAGCTCCACATACCGCTACTGGCTTACCCAAACTTGCGCCTGGCAGCTATCTCACCCTGAGTATTCGGGATAATGGTGTTGGCATGGATGCTCGCACCCAACGGCTGATGTTTGATCCCTATTTTAGTACCAAGTTTACTGGACGCGGCCTTGGTTTAGCCGCTGTTCTGGGTATGGTACGAGCGCATCATGGGTCAATTGCCGTGTGGAGCCAACCGCAAATGGGAACGGAGGTCACTGTGTTATTACCACCACATTCGATCTTACAGCCAACCCCCGCAGCGCCGAACGAGGATGTTCATTCAGTTCATAATGTCGTGATGCTGATCGACGATGAACCAGCAGTTCGCACGGTTACTGAACGCATGCTGCAACGTTTAGGCCTAACTGTTCAAGGATTTAGTGATGGTGAGAGTGCGATCAAGGTCTTTCGTGAGCATGCCCATGAATATCAATTGGTGCTGCTTGATTTGACCATGCCTCAATTTAATGGCATCGATACGGCCCATGGCTTGCGGGCCATTCGCGGCGATGTGCCAATTGTCTTGATGAGCGGCTATAGCGTTGATTCGATGCTCGACCCACTGTTGAATGATGGTTTGGCGGGTTTTTTGCAAAAACCCTTTACGCTCAGCGATTTGCAACGCACAGTCAATAGTGTTTCGGCCTTGAAAGCACGGAATTGA